Proteins found in one Pectobacterium atrosepticum genomic segment:
- a CDS encoding Ig-like domain-containing protein, whose translation MNSVIGVIKFVIGQVFIVALDGSQRLLVAGDRVYSGEEVVTGANGAVSITLPDGKTLDLGRDSRWSDVSSASSQKNADVANDVAAIQDAIAQGADPTQVLEATAAGNDNTGEAGDGGGGHFNSTVVLDLTGDVVTAPIGYDTAGISFTDRASSVLDGADSSTLLTAATDITDTTPSSVTIIINSDGTISFVFTRPPVGFDLSDVSVTNGSITNLVQDPSDPTRWTATLTPAANFEGEVRVSIPDGSYTDAAGIPGTGGSEAVTVDTLPPVASISIDDVTSDNVINASESGQTIAVTGKVDNDVKAGDAVTVTVGTETYQTTVNTDGKTWSVNVPGTVLAANADISATVTTRDTAGNVTTADTSHAYGVDTVAPTASITIDNVTSDNVINASESGQTIAVTGNVDNDVKAGDAVTVKVGTETYQTTVNTDGKTWSVNVPGSVLAANGDVSATVTTRDTAGNITTANTSHAYGVDIVAPTASITIDNVTSDNVINASESGQTIAVTGKVDNDVKAGDAVTVTVGTETYQTTVNTDGKTWSVNVPGSVLATNGDVSATVTTRDAAGNVTIANATHAYDVDTVAPTASITIDNVTSDNVINASESGQTIAVSGNVDNDVKAGDAVTVTVGTETYQTTVNVDGKTWSVNVPGTVLAANGDISATVTTRDTAGNITTANSTHTYGVDTVAPTASITIDDVTSDNVINASESGQTIAVTGSVDNDVKAGDAVTVTVGTETYQTTVNVDGKTWIVDVPGTVLATNSDVSATVTTRDTAGNVTTANTSHAYGVDTVAPTASITIDNVTSDNVINASESGQTIVVTGKVDNDVKAGDAVTVTVGTETYQTTVNTDGKTWSVNVPGSALAANGDVSATVTTRDTAGNVTTANASHTYSVDTVAPTASISIDNVTSDNVINASESGQTIAVTGKVDNDVKAGDAVTVTVGSETYQTTVSVDGKTWSVNVPGSVLATNGDISATVTTRDTAGNVTTANATHAYGVDTVAPTASISIDNVTSDNVINTSESGQTIAVTGKVDNDVKAGDAVTVTVGTETYQTTVNVDGKTWSVNVPGSVLATNSDVSATVTTRDAAGNVTTANSTHAYGVDTVAPTASITIDNVTSDNVINAAESGQTIAVSGNVDNDVKAGDAVTVTVGTETYQTTVNTDGKTWSVNVPGSVLATNGDVSATVTTRDAAGNVTTANSTHAYGVDTVAPTASISIDNVTSDNVINAAESGQTIEVTGNVGNEVKAGDAVTVTVGTETYQTTVNTDGKTWSVNVPGAVLAANSDVSATVTTRDTAGNVTTANSTHAYGVDTVAPTASIAIDDVTSDNVINASESGQTIAVTGNVGNEVKAGDAVTVTVGTEIYQTTVNTDGKTWSVNVPGSVLAANGDVSATVTTRDAAGNATTANTTHAYGVDTVAPTASITIDNVTSDNVINASESGRTIAVTGNVDNDVKAGDAITVTVGTETYQTTVNTDGKTWSVNVPGAVLAANGDVSATVTTRDTAGNVTTANATHAYGVDTVAPTASITIDNVTSDNVINASESGQTIAVTGKVDHDVKAGDAVTVTVGTESYQTTVNVDGKTWSVNVPGSVLAANGDVSATVTTRDTAGNVTTANSTHAYGVDTVAPTASISIDNVTSDNVINATESGQTIAVTGKVDNDVKAGDAVTVKVGTETYQTTVNVDGKTWSVNVPGSVLAANSDVSATVTTRDTAGNVTTANTNHTYSVDTVAPTASISIDNVTSDNVINASESGQTIAVTGNVDNDVKAGDAVTVKVGTETYQTTVNPDGKTWSVNVPGSVLAANGDVSATVTTRDPAGNVTTANTSHAYGVDTVAPTASISIDDVTSDNVINASESGQTIAVTGKVDNDVKAGDAVMVKVGTETYQTTVNTDGKTWSVNVPGAVLAANSDVSATVTTRDPAGNVTTANTNHAYGVDTVAPTASITIDNVTSDNVINAAESGQTIAVTGKVDNDVKAGDAVTVKVGTETYQTTVNVDGKTWSVNVPGSVLATNSDVSATVTTRDTAGNVTTANTSHAYGVDTVAPTAAISIDNVTSDNVINAAESGQTIAVTGKVDNDVKAGDAVTVTVGTETYQTTVNTDGKTWSVNVPGSVLAVNGDVSATVTTRDPASNVTTANTSHAYGVDTVAPTASISIDNVTSDNVINASESGQTIAVTGKVDNDVKAGDAITVKVGTETYQTTVNVDGKTWSVNVPGSVLAANGDVSATVTTRDTAGNVTTANTSHAYGVDTVAPTAAISIDNVTSDNVINAAESGQTIAVTGKVDNDVKAGDAVTVTVGTETYQTTVNTDGKTWSVNVPGTVLAANGDVIATITTRDTAGNVTTANATHTYGVDTVAPVASIVIDNVTSDNVINASESGQTIAVTGKVDNDVKAGDAVTVTVGTETYQTTVNTDGKTWSVNVPGSVLAANSDVSATVTTRDTAGNVTTANSHHAYGVDTVAPVASISIDNVTSDNVINANESKQTIPVTGKVGNEVKAGDAVTVTVGTETYQTTVNTDGKTWSVNVPGSVLVSNSDISASVTTRDAAGNATTANTHHAYAVDTIAPEIDITNFAGNDGYVSQSESKNTLVSGTSNENTVDLVFTDVNGKSVTLHDVSVTNGKWQTNVDLSTLAEGKITAGATATDAAGNQAHDNSQAIMDITPPVAHNNTVSGAEDTPLHIGWSDLGVSSDTTSIVISSLPPASVGTLYFNDSGSWKAVAAGQTFTAGNTDLRFTPVSNVSGASLGDIAYRPVDSAGNTGDKAALHIGITPVADAPVVSLNTSSGTTTPASAEVIKVNGGSANGGFDVQNGKIVAVGTGKVAYYSQGNTSGDGSYSDIFVVHSNSGYFYRQSDWAADRKDHRDLDSFNGNRTSNGSNAHSDYIFVIKETGYTYNATNSTNNNANTSVNTLDGLKVNYTDSSGKSGSFTNQVSNNIEGVIYSDGSTYTPGTNSATVEKVPGQAGKQTYTLDVSAALTDRDGSETLSGIRLTGIPTGTVLTDQINNVKYTVGADGSYLIQNAHNAQTLAGKITLEVPADAGKLNVVAQATSTEIGNHDTATGYSTEGAEQYGLSVGAAGNDTISGTYNDDVLFGDVVSFPNTDGSGIAALQNYIGKQLAMQTGVPTTKDMHNYIESHSAEFDLSSAKGGNDILNGGDGDDILFGQGGNDTLYGGAGNDLLYGGSGDDILIGGAGSDTLIGGAGADTFKWQAGDIGNDVIKDFNAKEGDRIDLSDLVGELEQGTDISRYIRITDSHGSPTIEVSTAGNFTADKGGTVAVSITLEHYNGALPSLESLVSKPEPSS comes from the coding sequence GATGCTGCGGGCATTCCTGGCACAGGGGGAAGTGAAGCGGTAACAGTTGATACCTTGCCCCCCGTTGCCTCAATTTCTATCGACGATGTCACGTCGGATAACGTGATTAATGCCAGCGAGTCGGGCCAGACCATCGCCGTCACCGGTAAGGTCGATAACGACGTGAAAGCGGGCGATGCGGTGACCGTTACTGTTGGCACCGAGACCTACCAGACCACCGTCAATACCGATGGCAAGACCTGGAGCGTCAATGTGCCGGGCACCGTATTAGCGGCGAACGCGGATATCTCCGCGACGGTCACTACCCGTGATACGGCAGGCAACGTGACTACCGCCGATACCAGTCATGCTTACGGTGTGGATACGGTGGCACCCACGGCGTCGATTACTATTGATAACGTCACCTCCGATAACGTCATTAATGCCAGCGAGTCGGGTCAGACCATCGCGGTGACGGGTAATGTCGATAACGATGTCAAAGCGGGCGATGCAGTCACCGTGAAAGTCGGTACCGAGACCTACCAGACGACAGTGAATACTGACGGCAAGACCTGGAGCGTCAATGTGCCGGGATCGGTATTAGCGGCGAATGGTGATGTCAGTGCGACGGTCACTACGCGCGATACCGCCGGCAATATCACTACCGCCAATACCAGCCACGCTTATGGCGTGGATATCGTTGCGCCCACCGCGTCGATTACTATCGATAATGTCACGTCGGATAACGTGATTAACGCCAGCGAGTCGGGTCAGACCATTGCGGTGACCGGTAAGGTCGATAACGACGTGAAGGCCGGTGATGCGGTGACGGTCACCGTGGGTACCGAGACCTACCAGACCACCGTCAATACGGATGGCAAAACCTGGAGTGTGAACGTGCCGGGATCAGTATTGGCGACGAACGGTGATGTCAGTGCGACGGTCACCACGCGCGATGCCGCAGGTAATGTCACCATAGCAAACGCTACTCACGCATACGACGTAGATACGGTGGCGCCCACCGCGTCGATTACTATCGATAATGTCACGTCGGATAACGTGATTAACGCCAGCGAGTCGGGTCAGACCATCGCCGTCAGCGGTAACGTTGACAACGACGTGAAAGCCGGTGATGCGGTGACGGTCACCGTGGGCACCGAGACCTACCAGACCACGGTGAATGTGGATGGCAAAACCTGGAGCGTGAATGTGCCGGGAACGGTGCTGGCTGCGAACGGGGATATCTCGGCCACGGTCACGACGCGTGATACTGCAGGCAATATCACCACCGCCAATTCTACTCACACTTACGGTGTCGATACGGTGGCGCCCACCGCGTCGATTACTATCGACGATGTCACGTCCGATAACGTGATTAACGCCAGCGAGTCGGGCCAGACCATCGCGGTGACCGGTAGCGTCGACAATGACGTGAAAGCCGGCGATGCGGTAACGGTTACCGTCGGTACCGAGACCTACCAGACCACGGTGAATGTGGATGGCAAAACCTGGATCGTGGATGTTCCGGGAACGGTGCTGGCTACCAATAGTGATGTCAGTGCCACGGTCACCACCCGCGATACGGCGGGCAACGTGACGACGGCCAATACCAGCCACGCGTACGGTGTCGATACGGTGGCGCCCACCGCGTCGATTACTATCGATAATGTCACGTCGGATAACGTGATTAATGCCAGCGAGTCGGGCCAGACCATTGTGGTGACCGGTAAGGTTGATAACGACGTCAAAGCCGGTGATGCGGTGACGGTCACCGTGGGTACCGAGACCTACCAGACCACGGTGAATACCGATGGAAAAACCTGGAGCGTGAATGTGCCGGGATCGGCACTGGCTGCGAATGGTGATGTGAGTGCCACGGTGACGACCCGTGATACCGCTGGCAATGTGACGACGGCCAATGCCAGTCATACATACAGTGTTGATACCGTTGCGCCAACCGCGTCAATCTCAATCGATAACGTCACGTCCGATAACGTGATTAACGCCAGCGAGTCGGGTCAGACGATTGCGGTCACCGGTAAGGTCGATAACGATGTGAAAGCCGGCGATGCGGTGACGGTCACCGTCGGTAGCGAGACCTACCAGACCACGGTGAGTGTGGATGGCAAAACCTGGAGCGTGAACGTGCCGGGTTCGGTGCTGGCCACGAACGGGGATATCTCCGCGACGGTCACCACGCGCGATACCGCAGGCAATGTCACCACAGCAAACGCTACTCACGCTTACGGCGTCGATACGGTGGCGCCAACGGCCTCAATCTCTATCGACAATGTCACCAGCGATAATGTGATTAACACCAGCGAGTCGGGTCAGACCATTGCCGTCACCGGTAAGGTCGATAACGACGTGAAAGCGGGTGATGCGGTGACGGTCACCGTCGGTACCGAGACGTACCAGACTACGGTGAATGTGGACGGCAAGACCTGGAGCGTTAACGTGCCGGGATCGGTGCTGGCTACCAATAGTGATGTGAGTGCCACGGTGACCACGCGCGATGCGGCGGGCAACGTCACCACGGCCAATTCTACTCACGCTTACGGTGTCGATACCGTTGCGCCAACCGCGTCGATTACTATCGACAACGTCACGTCCGATAACGTGATTAATGCTGCTGAGTCCGGCCAGACCATCGCCGTCAGCGGTAACGTTGATAACGACGTGAAAGCCGGTGATGCGGTGACGGTTACCGTGGGGACCGAGACCTACCAGACGACGGTGAATACCGACGGCAAGACCTGGAGCGTCAATGTGCCGGGTTCGGTGCTGGCAACGAATGGTGATGTCAGTGCAACGGTCACCACGCGCGATGCGGCGGGCAATGTCACCACGGCCAATTCTACTCACGCTTACGGTGTCGATACCGTTGCGCCAACCGCGTCAATCTCAATCGATAACGTTACGTCCGATAACGTGATTAACGCTGCTGAATCCGGTCAGACCATCGAGGTGACGGGTAATGTCGGCAACGAGGTCAAAGCGGGCGATGCGGTGACCGTTACTGTTGGCACCGAGACGTACCAGACGACGGTGAATACCGACGGCAAAACCTGGAGCGTGAATGTGCCGGGTGCGGTATTAGCCGCGAACAGTGATGTGAGTGCCACTGTCACCACGCGCGATACCGCAGGCAACGTCACCACGGCCAATTCTACTCACGCTTACGGTGTCGATACGGTGGCGCCCACCGCGTCGATTGCTATCGATGATGTCACCTCGGATAACGTGATTAACGCCAGTGAGTCCGGGCAGACGATTGCGGTGACGGGTAACGTCGGCAATGAAGTGAAAGCCGGTGATGCGGTGACCGTTACTGTCGGCACCGAGATCTACCAGACCACGGTGAATACCGACGGTAAAACCTGGAGCGTGAATGTGCCGGGATCGGTGCTGGCCGCCAATGGTGATGTGAGTGCGACCGTGACGACCCGCGATGCGGCAGGCAACGCCACCACGGCGAACACCACTCACGCTTACGGTGTCGATACCGTTGCGCCAACGGCGTCGATTACCATTGATAATGTGACGTCGGATAACGTGATTAACGCCAGCGAATCGGGCCGGACGATTGCGGTGACCGGTAACGTTGACAACGACGTCAAAGCCGGCGATGCGATCACTGTTACTGTCGGTACCGAGACCTACCAGACTACGGTGAATACCGACGGTAAAACCTGGAGCGTGAATGTGCCGGGTGCGGTGCTGGCGGCGAACGGTGATGTGAGTGCGACGGTCACCACGCGCGATACCGCAGGCAATGTCACCACAGCAAACGCTACTCACGCTTACGGCGTCGATACGGTGGCACCCACCGCGTCGATTACTATTGATAACGTCACGTCGGATAACGTGATTAATGCCAGTGAATCCGGTCAGACCATCGCCGTTACCGGTAAGGTTGATCACGACGTCAAAGCCGGTGATGCGGTGACGGTTACCGTCGGTACTGAGAGCTACCAGACCACGGTGAATGTGGATGGCAAAACCTGGAGTGTGAATGTGCCGGGTTCGGTGCTGGCCGCCAATGGCGATGTCAGTGCCACGGTCACGACCCGTGATACCGCAGGCAATGTCACCACCGCCAATTCTACTCACGCTTACGGCGTAGATACGGTGGCGCCAACGGCGTCAATCTCAATCGATAATGTGACCAGCGATAACGTCATTAACGCGACAGAGTCCGGTCAGACGATTGCGGTGACGGGGAAGGTCGATAACGACGTCAAAGCCGGTGATGCGGTGACGGTGAAAGTCGGTACCGAGACCTACCAGACCACGGTGAATGTGGATGGTAAAACCTGGAGCGTGAATGTTCCGGGCTCGGTGCTGGCTGCGAACAGTGATGTGAGCGCGACGGTTACCACCCGCGATACGGCAGGCAACGTGACCACCGCCAACACGAATCACACTTACTCTGTGGATACGGTTGCGCCAACGGCGTCAATCTCTATCGACAACGTCACCTCCGATAACGTGATTAATGCCAGTGAATCCGGCCAGACCATCGCGGTGACGGGTAACGTCGATAACGACGTTAAAGCGGGCGATGCAGTCACCGTAAAAGTCGGAACCGAGACCTATCAGACTACCGTCAATCCTGATGGCAAGACCTGGAGCGTCAATGTTCCCGGTTCAGTGCTGGCCGCCAATGGTGATGTTTCTGCGACGGTCACCACCCGCGATCCTGCGGGTAACGTGACCACCGCCAATACCAGCCACGCTTATGGCGTCGATACGGTTGCGCCAACGGCGTCCATCTCTATCGACGATGTGACGTCAGATAATGTGATTAACGCCAGTGAATCCGGCCAGACCATTGCGGTGACCGGTAAGGTTGATAACGACGTCAAAGCGGGCGATGCGGTGATGGTGAAAGTCGGTACCGAGACCTACCAGACAACGGTGAATACCGACGGCAAGACCTGGAGCGTCAATGTTCCGGGAGCTGTTCTGGCAGCGAATAGTGATGTGAGTGCCACTGTCACCACGCGCGATCCTGCTGGCAATGTCACGACCGCCAATACCAATCACGCTTACGGCGTCGACACCGTTGCGCCAACCGCGTCCATTACTATTGATAACGTCACGTCCGATAACGTGATTAACGCAGCCGAATCCGGCCAGACCATCGCGGTGACCGGTAAAGTCGATAACGACGTTAAAGCGGGCGATGCGGTCACCGTAAAAGTCGGTACCGAGACCTACCAGACCACGGTGAATGTGGATGGCAAAACCTGGAGTGTGAATGTGCCGGGATCGGTGCTGGCAACGAACAGTGATGTGAGTGCGACCGTTACCACGCGCGATACTGCCGGCAACGTGACCACCGCCAATACCAGTCATGCCTACGGCGTCGATACCGTGGCACCAACGGCGGCGATCTCTATCGATAATGTCACCAGCGACAATGTGATTAACGCTGCTGAATCCGGCCAGACCATCGCGGTGACGGGTAAGGTCGATAACGACGTCAAAGCCGGTGATGCGGTGACGGTCACCGTGGGCACTGAGACCTACCAGACGACGGTGAATACCGACGGTAAGACCTGGAGTGTGAATGTGCCGGGTTCCGTATTAGCGGTGAACGGTGATGTTTCTGCGACCGTGACGACACGCGATCCTGCCAGCAACGTGACCACTGCTAACACCAGTCACGCATACGGCGTGGATACGGTGGCGCCAACGGCGTCAATCTCAATCGATAATGTCACGTCGGATAACGTGATCAACGCCAGCGAGTCTGGTCAGACGATTGCGGTGACGGGGAAGGTCGATAACGACGTCAAAGCCGGTGATGCAATTACGGTAAAAGTCGGTACCGAGACCTACCAGACCACCGTCAATGTGGATGGCAAGACCTGGAGCGTCAACGTGCCGGGATCGGTGCTGGCAGCGAATGGTGATGTCAGTGCCACTGTCACCACGCGCGATACTGCCGGCAACGTGACCACCGCCAATACCAGTCATGCCTACGGCGTCGATACCGTGGCACCAACGGCGGCGATCTCTATCGATAATGTCACCAGCGACAATGTGATTAACGCTGCTGAATCCGGCCAGACGATTGCGGTGACCGGTAAGGTCGATAACGACGTGAAAGCGGGCGATGCGGTGACGGTCACTGTGGGCACCGAGACCTACCAGACCACGGTGAATACGGATGGTAAAACCTGGAGTGTGAATGTGCCGGGAACGGTGCTGGCCGCCAATGGTGATGTCATTGCAACGATCACGACCCGTGATACCGCAGGTAATGTCACTACAGCAAACGCTACTCACACTTACGGTGTGGATACGGTTGCTCCGGTGGCTTCTATCGTTATTGATAATGTGACCAGCGACAACGTGATCAACGCCAGCGAGTCAGGGCAAACCATCGCCGTGACCGGTAAGGTCGATAACGACGTCAAAGCCGGTGATGCGGTGACGGTTACCGTGGGGACCGAGACCTACCAGACGACGGTGAATACGGATGGCAAAACCTGGAGCGTCAACGTTCCAGGTTCGGTTCTGGCTGCGAACAGTGATGTCAGTGCGACGGTCACCACCCGTGATACCGCAGGCAACGTCACGACCGCTAACTCGCACCATGCTTACGGTGTGGATACTGTGGCGCCAGTGGCGTCGATCTCTATCGATAATGTGACCAGCGATAACGTCATTAACGCGAACGAATCCAAACAGACGATCCCTGTTACTGGAAAGGTCGGCAACGAGGTCAAAGCCGGTGATGCGGTGACGGTCACCGTTGGCACCGAGACTTACCAGACCACCGTCAATACTGACGGAAAAACCTGGAGCGTGAATGTTCCGGGTTCTGTGCTGGTGAGTAATAGTGATATTAGCGCCAGCGTGACCACGCGCGATGCAGCGGGGAACGCTACCACGGCGAACACCCATCATGCATACGCTGTGGATACCATCGCTCCAGAAATTGATATTACGAATTTTGCCGGTAACGATGGATATGTCAGCCAGAGTGAGTCGAAAAATACCCTAGTCAGTGGCACCAGCAACGAGAATACGGTTGATCTGGTCTTTACTGATGTGAATGGTAAGTCGGTTACGCTGCATGACGTGTCAGTGACAAACGGCAAGTGGCAGACGAATGTCGATCTAAGCACGTTAGCGGAAGGCAAGATTACCGCAGGGGCAACGGCGACCGATGCGGCAGGTAATCAAGCCCATGATAACAGCCAAGCGATCATGGATATTACGCCGCCAGTTGCACATAACAATACGGTGTCGGGTGCGGAAGATACACCGCTACATATTGGTTGGAGCGATCTGGGCGTATCGAGTGATACCACAAGCATCGTGATTTCGTCTCTGCCGCCAGCCAGCGTTGGTACGCTCTATTTTAACGATAGTGGGAGTTGGAAAGCGGTCGCCGCAGGCCAAACCTTTACGGCGGGTAACACCGATCTACGCTTTACGCCAGTGAGTAATGTCTCTGGTGCATCGCTGGGTGACATTGCTTACAGACCTGTCGATAGTGCAGGGAATACGGGCGATAAAGCCGCGTTGCATATTGGTATTACGCCAGTTGCCGATGCGCCAGTCGTGAGCCTGAACACCAGTAGCGGTACCACGACGCCAGCCTCTGCGGAAGTTATTAAGGTGAATGGGGGAAGCGCTAACGGTGGTTTTGACGTGCAGAACGGAAAAATCGTCGCGGTCGGCACCGGAAAGGTGGCGTATTACAGTCAGGGCAATACCAGCGGCGACGGTAGTTACAGCGATATCTTCGTTGTGCACTCTAACAGCGGCTATTTTTATCGGCAGAGCGACTGGGCGGCCGATCGCAAGGATCACCGCGATTTGGATTCATTCAACGGCAACCGGACCAGTAACGGCAGCAACGCGCATTCTGACTACATTTTCGTCATCAAGGAAACGGGCTACACCTATAACGCGACCAACAGTACGAACAACAATGCGAACACGTCGGTCAACACTCTGGATGGGTTGAAGGTTAATTATACCGATAGCAGTGGTAAATCAGGCTCGTTTACGAATCAGGTTAGCAACAATATTGAAGGCGTGATTTACAGCGATGGTTCGACGTATACCCCCGGAACCAATAGCGCGACGGTGGAAAAAGTACCCGGTCAGGCGGGAAAACAGACCTATACGCTCGATGTTTCAGCCGCACTGACCGACCGTGACGGTAGCGAAACGCTGTCGGGGATTAGGTTGACGGGGATCCCGACGGGAACGGTGCTGACTGACCAGATCAACAATGTGAAGTATACCGTCGGCGCCGATGGTTCGTATCTGATTCAAAATGCGCACAATGCTCAGACGCTGGCCGGGAAGATTACGCTTGAGGTGCCAGCCGATGCGGGTAAATTGAATGTCGTGGCGCAGGCAACATCGACAGAAATAGGCAACCACGATACGGCAACAGGTTATTCGACGGAAGGCGCTGAGCAGTATGGATTGAGTGTCGGTGCGGCGGGTAATGACACTATATCCGGCACGTATAACGATGATGTTCTGTTCGGCGATGTCGTGTCGTTCCCTAATACCGATGGTAGCGGCATCGCTGCCTTACAAAACTACATCGGTAAGCAGCTAGCTATGCAAACGGGCGTACCGACCACGAAGGACATGCATAACTATATCGAGTCGCATAGTGCTGAGTTTGATCTCTCGTCAGCCAAAGGGGGAAATGACATCCTCAACGGCGGCGATGGGGATGACATCCTTTTCGGCCAGGGTGGAAATGATACCCTCTACGGTGGTGCGGGGAATGACCTGCTCTACGGCGGTAGCGGAGACGACATCCTGATTGGCGGCGCAGGGAGCGATACGCTCATCGGCGGGGCCGGCGCGGATACCTTTAAGTGGCAGGCTGGTGATATCGGCAATGATGTGATCAAAGACTTTAATGCCAAAGAGGGTGACCGGATTGATTTAAGCGATCTGGTTGGCGAACTGGAACAAGGAACTGATATCAGCCGCTATATTCGCATCACGGATAGTCATGGCTCGCCGACGATTGAAGTTAGCACTGCGGGGAACTTTACGGCGGATAAAGGCGGAACGGTTGCGGTGTCGATTACGTTGGAACATTATAACGGTGCATTACCGTCGCTGGAGAGTCTGGTCAGCAAACCTGAACCATCTAGCTGA